One genomic window of Arachis hypogaea cultivar Tifrunner chromosome 8, arahy.Tifrunner.gnm2.J5K5, whole genome shotgun sequence includes the following:
- the LOC112706381 gene encoding vacuolar-processing enzyme, which produces MGRSLLFLLAAFFAVLVSAVRDPIGEVIRLPSEASRFFKAPSDDGDNVEEGTRWAILIAGSNGYWNYRHQADVCHAYQLLRKGGLKEENIIVFMYDDIAFNEENPRPGVIINSPHGDDVYKGVPKDYVGGDVTVNNFFAAILGNKSALTGGSGKVVDSGPNDHIFIYYSDHGGPGVLGMPTSPYLYASDLIEVLKKKHASGTYKSMVFYLEACESGSIFEGLLPEGLNIYATTAANAEESSWGTYCPGENPSPPPEFGTCLGDLYSVAWMEDSAIHNLRTETLHQQYQLVKERTSNGNSMYGSHVMQYGDIGISSNNLFLYLGTNPANENFTVMDNNSLKLPSKTAVNQRDADLVHFWDKYLKAPEGSPRKAAAEKQVMEAMSHRMHIDSSVKLIGKLLFGIEKGQEILSSVRPSGEPLVDDWDCLKSLVTTFETHCGSLSQYGMKHMRSFANFCNAGIRREQLADASAHACTSVPSNPWSSLHRGFSA; this is translated from the exons ATGGGCCGTTCTCTCCTCTTTCTGCTCGCGGCCTTCTTCGCCGTCCTTGTCTCCGCCGTTCGAGACCCCATCGGAGAAGTTATCCGCCTTCCTTCCGAAGCTTCCAGATTCTTCAAAGCGCCTTCCGACGACGGCGACAACGTGGAGGAAGGAACTCGCTGGGCCATTTTAATCGCTGGTTCCAATGGCTACTGGAATTACAGACATCAG GCTGATGTTTGTCATGCGTATCAATTACTGAGGAAAGGTGGTCTCAAAGAAGAAAACATCATTGTGTTTATGTATGATGACATTGCTTTCAATGAAGAGAACCCACGGCCCGGAGTCATCATTAACAGTCCACATGGAGATGATGTTTACAAAGGAGTCCCAAAG GATTATGTTGGTGGAGATGTTACTGTAAACAACTTTTTTGCTGCTATACTTGGAAATAAGTCAGCTCTTACAGGTGGCAGTGGGAAGGTTGTAGATAGTGGTCCCAAtgatcatatatttatatactataGTGATCATGGGGGTCCTGGGGTGCTTG GGATGCCTACTAGTCCTTACTTATATGCATCTGATCTGATCGAAGTCTTGAAGAAGAAGCATGCTTCTGGAACATATAAAAGCATG GTATTTTATCTTGAGGCATGTGAATCTGGAAGTATCTTTGAAGGCCTTCTTCCAGAAGGTCTGAATATCTATGCAACAACAGCCGCAAACGCAGAAGAAAGCAGTTGGGGAACATATTGCCCTGGGGAGAATCCTAGTCCTCCACCAGAATTTGGAACCTGTCTAGGTGACCTATACAGTGTTGCTTGGATGGAAGACAG TGCCATACACAATTTACGTACAGAAACTTTGCACCAACAATACCAATTG GTTAAAGAAAGGACTTCCAACGGAAATTCAATGTATGGCTCTCATGTGATGCAATATGGTGATATAGGGATTAGCAGTAATAATCTCTTCCTATATTTGGGCACAAATCCAGCTAATGAAAATTTTACGGTTATGGATAACAACTCCTTGAAGCTACCGTCAAAGACAGCAGTAAACCAACGTGATGCAGATCTTGTCCATTTCTGGGATAAG TACCTCAAAGCTCCTGAGGGTTCTCCAAGGAAAGCTGCAGCAGAGAAACAAGTTATGGAAGCAATGTCTCACAGAATGCATATAGATAGCAGCGTCAAACTTATTGGAAAGCTCTTATTCGGCATTGAAAAAGGTCAAGAAATACTTAGCAGTGTTAGACCTTCTGGGGAGCCACTTGTTGATGACTGGGACTGCCTGAAATCACTG GTTACGACTTTTGAGACGCATTGCGGATCGTTGTCTCAGTATGGAATGAAACACATGAGATCCTTTGCAAACTTCTGCAATGCAGGCATAAGGAGGGAGCAATTGGCTGATGCCTCAGCACATGCATGCACAAGTGTTCCATCCAATCCATGGAGTTCACTACACAGGGGTTTCAGTGCATAG
- the LOC112706380 gene encoding uncharacterized protein yields the protein MEGGDNILDIIHNDYDDGDDVEMVDVEEGELVEPDSRNSLRQSEAGGTNEANEDSHNKDHRLRAKKKRNKRKKKASGSNKAIDINRFVIDVCRHLKEKKQYMVYTAVGCLGVSALSDLVKEVDAIQACGGQKTADGSRFRTGGGILWNIIKVREPKVYKEIMKKVKEFEKQFRQPYVKQPPVPKKIDPPEGINLPIADRDEGNVLGSAFPASQMQDQHKPAATSEVKPIPIIHDRLRTPVSYDDDLLGEDPEKDAT from the exons ATGGAAGGTGGAGATAACATTCTAGATATCATTCACAATGattatgatgatggtgatgatgttGAAATGGTTGATGTTGAAGAAGGAGAGTTGGTGGAACCTGATTCCCGGAATTCTTTGCGACAAAGTGAAGCTGGAGGTACCAATGAAGCAAATGAAGACTCTCATAATAAAGACCACAGGCTTAGAgctaaaaagaaaaggaataagagaaagaagaaagcttCAGGGTCCAACAAGGCAATTGATATAAACAG ATTTGTGATAGATGTGTGTCGCCAtttgaaagagaaaaaacaataTATGGTATACACTGCTGTAGGTTGCCTTGGGGTTTCTGCACTAAGCGATCTCGTCAAAGAG GTTGATGCAATTCAGGCTTGTGGGGGCCAAAAAACAGCTGATGGCAGTCGATTCCGGACAGGGGGTGGCATACTGTGGAACATCATTAAAGTTCGAGAACCAAAGGTGTACAAAGAGATAATGAAAAAAGTAAAGGAATTCGAG AAGCAATTCAGGCAGCCATACGTTAAGCAACCACCTGTGCCAAAGAAGATAGATCCTCCGGAAGGGATCAACCTTCCGATTGCTGACAGAGATGAGGGAAATGTTTTAGGCAGTGCCTTTCCTGCTTCCCAAATGCAAGATCAACATAAACCAGCAGCAACTTCTGAAGTGAAACCTATCCCTATTATTCATGATAGGTTAAGGACCCCTGTTTCGTATGATGATGATCTGCTTGGAGAGGATCCAGAAAAAGATGCAACCTGA